A single Triticum dicoccoides isolate Atlit2015 ecotype Zavitan chromosome 2A, WEW_v2.0, whole genome shotgun sequence DNA region contains:
- the LOC119353715 gene encoding 15-cis-phytoene desaturase, chloroplastic/chromoplastic, which translates to MRVHAAHLLVPAPPTPRRHATLRFAVSAAATSVNVNQADAAGKQAVIVGGGLAGLAAATHLASLSVPFTLLEASDRVGGRVATDEVDGYLLDRGFQIFLTAYPECQRLLDFQALRLQPFFPGALVYIGAGEGGSPFHMLSDPFRFPIRSLSSVFSPVGTLPDKLLVGITRLRAAATPDDVILSSPETTTARHLEKLGFSPSIVERFLRPFLAGIFFDPALDTSSRLFELVFKRLALGDNALPEAGIGAIAAQLADRLPAGSVRLNARVAAIDPSSGVTLDTGETVSGKLGVIVAVEQPEAEKLLPQLPARPKNKKAAERSTVCLYFSADRAAVQEPVLLLNGSGKGVVNNMFFATNVAPSYAPAGKVLVSVSLVGSFADREDAELAGEVVRELGGWFGAGEVASWAHLRTYRIGFAQPDQTPPTEPAGRDPRAGDGVYVCGDHWCSATFDGAMVSGRRAAEALAKDGGLSQSLS; encoded by the coding sequence ATGCGCGTCCACGCCGCCCACCTCCTCGTACCCGCGCCTCCCACGCCCCGCCGCCATGCCACCCTCCGGTTCGCCGTCTCCGCCGCGGCGACATCGGTGAACGTGAACCAGGCCGACGCTGCTGGCAAGCAGGCCGTCATCGTCGGCGGCGGGCTCGCGGGCCTCGCGGCGGCCACGCACCTGGCCTCCCTCTCCGTGCCGTTCACGCTCCTGGAGGCCTCGGACCGCGTCGGCGGCCGCGTCGCCACCGACGAGGTCGACGGGTACCTGCTCGACCGGGGCTTCCAGATCTTCCTCACCGCGTACCCCGAGTGCCAGCGCCTCCTCGACTTCCAGGCGCTGCGCCTCCAGCCGTTCTTCCCCGGCGCGCTCGTCTACAtcggcgccggcgagggcgggTCGCCGTTCCACATGCTCTCCGACCCGTTCCGCTTCCCCATCCGCTCCCTCTCTTCGGTCTTCTCCCCCGTCGGCACCCTCCCCGACAAGCTCCTCGTCGGCATCACCCGGCTCCGCGCGGCCGCCACCCCGGACGACGTCATCCTCTCCTCGCCGGAGACGACCACCGCGAGGCACCTGGAGAAGCTCGGGTTCTCGCCGTCCATCGTGGAGCGGTTCCTGCGGCCGTTCCTCGCGGGGATATTCTTCGACCCGGCGCTCGACACGTCGTCCCGCCTCTTCGAGCTCGTGTTCAAGCGCCTCGCCCTTGGTGACAACGCCCTGCCGGAGGCCGGGATCGGCGCCATCGCAGCGCAGCTCGCGGACCGCCTCCCCGCGGGCTCCGTTCGCCTCAACGCCCGCGTCGCCGCCATCGACCCGTCGTCCGGCGTGACGCTCGACACCGGCGAGACCGTGTCCGGCAAGCTCGGCGTCATCGTCGCAGTCGAGCAGCCGGAAGCAGAGAAGCTCCTGCCGCAGCTACCTGCGAGACCCAAGAACAAGAAGGCGGCCGAGAGGAGCACCGTGTGCCTCTACTTCTCCGCGGACCGCGCCGCGGTGCAAGAACCCGTGCTGCTCCTCAACGGGTCGGGCAAGGGGGTCGTGAACAACATGTTCTTCGCGACCAACGTGGCGCCGTCGTACGCGCCGGCGGGGAAGGTGCTGGTGTCCGTGTCGCTCGTGGGCTCCTTCGCCGACCGGGAGGACGCGGAGCTGGCCGGCGAGGTTGTCCGGGAGCTCGGCGGGTGGTTCGGGGCGGGGGAGGTGGCGTCGTGGGCGCACCTGAGGACGTACCGCATCGGCTTCGCGCAGCCGGACCAGACGCCGCCCACGGAGCCAGCGGGGCGGGACCCCAGGGCCGGCGACGGCGTGTACGTGTGCGGCGACCACTGGTGCTCCGCCACGTTCGACGGCGCGATGGTGTCTGGGAGGAGGGCGGCCGAGGCCCTGGCCAAGGATGGGGGGCTGTCCCAATCCTTGAGCTGA